Proteins from a single region of Sphaerochaeta globosa str. Buddy:
- a CDS encoding AEC family transporter, whose protein sequence is MDFSSLWNLQGQLFALLVVGLLLRKVGLFNESAKTLLTDLVLYVTLPCSIVLSFQIDINAELFVSLSIIFLISTAIQMFCYLLTRFTFRKVEMAKRSVLHYGILVSNAGFLGLPIAGELFGAAGLMYASIYLIPQRVVMWTAGLSIFSPAAANKKQAARKVILHPCMVAVYVGLILMVTRLPIPAFARMTLSSLGNCTTALSMLLIGSLFAEMKKEHLHLDVNLLQFSLLRLVLIPLVSLLAGRILGIDRLLIGVGVILAAMPGGSSTVILASKYGRDTTYASKLVIISTLLSLVSIPFWGMIL, encoded by the coding sequence ATGGATTTTTCCAGTCTCTGGAACCTGCAGGGCCAACTGTTCGCCCTGCTGGTGGTCGGTTTGCTACTTCGCAAGGTAGGACTCTTCAACGAGAGTGCCAAGACGCTGCTCACCGACCTGGTCCTGTACGTCACGCTTCCGTGCAGCATTGTGCTGTCTTTCCAAATAGATATTAATGCCGAGCTGTTTGTCTCCTTGTCGATCATTTTCCTTATTTCTACAGCAATCCAGATGTTTTGCTACCTGTTGACCCGCTTTACGTTTCGCAAGGTGGAAATGGCCAAACGAAGCGTGCTGCACTATGGAATCCTGGTTTCAAATGCAGGCTTTCTGGGTCTTCCGATCGCAGGGGAACTCTTTGGCGCGGCCGGTTTGATGTATGCCTCCATCTACCTTATTCCCCAGCGGGTGGTGATGTGGACGGCAGGTCTCTCAATCTTCAGTCCGGCTGCCGCCAATAAGAAGCAGGCAGCAAGGAAAGTCATCCTGCACCCCTGCATGGTGGCTGTCTATGTAGGGTTGATCCTTATGGTAACCCGCCTTCCTATTCCGGCTTTCGCCCGTATGACCCTCTCGAGCTTGGGCAACTGCACTACAGCCCTGTCGATGTTGCTTATCGGTTCCTTGTTCGCGGAGATGAAGAAAGAACATCTGCACCTGGATGTGAATCTGTTGCAGTTCTCCCTATTGCGGTTGGTGCTGATTCCCCTTGTCTCCCTCCTGGCGGGACGTATATTGGGCATCGATCGCTTGCTCATCGGAGTGGGGGTTATTCTTGCGGCGATGCCTGGGGGGTCCTCAACGGTCATTCTGGCTTCCAAGTATGGAAGAGATACTACCTATGCTTCAAAACTGGTTATTATCAGCACGTTGCTTTCTTTGGTTTCCATTCCTTTCTGGGGTATGATTCTTTGA
- a CDS encoding TIGR04076 family protein gives MKKWYAEEYEWNIEVTGLLRADHTERYCRNGEEVGDVYTCTYGCPVNSQGYGICSKTMMLMVPIMEAVRSGGDLQNIGGDGKYSKDLVCPDGCVMFRMTAKKLGNENFFTGDFFDRS, from the coding sequence ATGAAGAAATGGTATGCAGAAGAGTACGAATGGAACATTGAGGTAACGGGCTTGCTGCGAGCTGATCACACCGAGCGCTACTGCCGCAACGGAGAAGAAGTCGGGGATGTCTATACCTGCACCTATGGCTGTCCGGTAAATTCCCAGGGATATGGGATTTGCTCCAAAACCATGATGCTCATGGTTCCCATTATGGAGGCGGTACGCAGCGGTGGGGATTTACAAAACATCGGAGGGGATGGCAAGTACAGCAAGGACCTTGTTTGCCCGGATGGTTGTGTGATGTTCAGAATGACAGCCAAGAAGCTTGGGAATGAGAACTTTTTTACGGGTGATTTCTTCGACAGGTCCTGA
- a CDS encoding 6-phosphogluconolactonase yields the protein MSITITIAQNPQELGKRAAKKIAELLCEAIAQRGEARIILSTGASQFETMEALTAEDVDWAKVEMFHLDEYVALSESHIASFRRYLKERFVSKVGLKAAHFVNGEGDVQKNIAALSAELRSKTVDVGVIGIGENGHIAFNDPPADFETEQAYKVVELDGRCKQQQVGEGWFRSIQDVPVQAITMCPRQILSARHIVSSVPHAVKAEAVYNTLTKAVDPMVPATLLKTHADWNLFIDHESASKLVAWGK from the coding sequence ATGAGTATTACCATCACGATTGCGCAAAACCCGCAGGAGCTGGGAAAGCGGGCAGCCAAGAAGATAGCCGAACTGCTATGCGAGGCGATAGCCCAGAGGGGGGAGGCGAGGATCATCCTGTCCACGGGGGCGAGCCAGTTCGAGACCATGGAGGCCCTGACGGCCGAGGATGTCGACTGGGCCAAGGTGGAGATGTTCCATCTGGACGAGTATGTCGCCCTGAGCGAGAGCCACATCGCGAGCTTCCGCAGGTACCTCAAGGAGCGCTTCGTCTCCAAGGTCGGGCTGAAGGCGGCCCACTTCGTGAACGGGGAAGGGGATGTGCAGAAGAACATCGCCGCCCTTAGTGCAGAGCTGAGGAGCAAGACGGTGGACGTGGGGGTCATCGGCATCGGGGAGAACGGGCACATCGCCTTCAACGACCCTCCGGCGGACTTTGAGACCGAGCAGGCCTACAAGGTGGTGGAGCTGGACGGCCGCTGCAAGCAGCAGCAGGTGGGCGAGGGATGGTTCCGCAGCATCCAGGATGTGCCGGTACAGGCGATCACGATGTGCCCCAGGCAGATCCTGTCTGCAAGGCACATCGTCTCCTCGGTCCCGCATGCGGTGAAGGCTGAGGCGGTGTACAACACCCTCACCAAGGCAGTGGATCCGATGGTTCCTGCTACCTTGCTGAAAACCCATGCGGACTGGAATTTGTTTATCGACCATGAATCAGCATCAAAGCTGGTTGCGTGGGGAAAATAA
- a CDS encoding TRAP transporter substrate-binding protein: MKKLATVLVVLLLASVLFAQGGSESKDAANAVLNFKLAENQPANNPISKGMLMFAELVKEKTNGTVLIDVYLDAQLGNENETIDQVQIGALDFARINTSALASTADEVGVFTLPYIFTSNEHKYNVLDGAVGQGVSDSLKKYNMIGLEYWEAGSRNFYSTKKPIKSVADVKGMKVRVQQSEVAIKMVELLGGAATPMAYGEVYQGLQTGVIDAAENDFVSYYTSGHYEVAKFYSLDAHMAPPAMLLMSQTSWNKLNDSQKQAVREAAKEAAVWQRKAMMDFQNESRAKVEEAGCQIFEVDGKAFQNAVSPIYDMYPQYKSIIEKIKAVN, from the coding sequence ATGAAAAAGTTAGCGACTGTTCTTGTGGTGTTGCTGTTGGCCTCCGTCCTGTTTGCCCAGGGTGGATCAGAATCCAAGGATGCAGCAAATGCTGTTCTGAACTTCAAGCTTGCAGAGAACCAGCCTGCAAACAACCCCATCTCAAAAGGGATGCTGATGTTCGCCGAATTGGTGAAGGAGAAAACCAACGGAACCGTGTTGATCGATGTGTATCTTGATGCCCAGCTCGGCAACGAGAACGAAACCATTGATCAGGTACAGATTGGTGCCTTGGACTTTGCCCGCATCAACACTTCAGCCCTTGCCTCAACGGCAGATGAAGTTGGTGTATTCACCCTTCCGTACATTTTCACCAGCAATGAACACAAGTACAACGTGCTTGATGGCGCTGTAGGTCAGGGAGTTTCCGATTCCTTGAAGAAATACAACATGATCGGTTTGGAGTACTGGGAAGCTGGATCGAGAAACTTCTATTCCACCAAGAAACCGATCAAGAGTGTTGCCGATGTGAAGGGCATGAAAGTTCGTGTACAGCAGAGTGAAGTAGCTATCAAGATGGTAGAGCTTCTCGGTGGTGCCGCTACTCCGATGGCCTATGGCGAGGTGTATCAGGGTCTGCAGACCGGTGTTATCGATGCAGCTGAGAATGACTTTGTCTCCTACTATACCTCCGGGCACTATGAAGTGGCAAAGTTTTACTCACTCGATGCCCATATGGCACCTCCTGCCATGTTGCTGATGAGCCAGACTTCCTGGAACAAGCTCAACGACAGCCAGAAGCAGGCAGTTCGTGAAGCAGCAAAAGAGGCCGCCGTCTGGCAGCGCAAGGCTATGATGGATTTCCAGAACGAATCCAGAGCCAAAGTGGAAGAAGCCGGATGCCAGATTTTCGAAGTTGATGGAAAGGCTTTCCAGAACGCAGTCTCCCCGATTTATGACATGTATCCTCAGTACAAGTCGATCATCGAGAAGATTAAGGCTGTAAACTAA
- a CDS encoding TRAP transporter large permease, translating into MTNGILILFGSLIILMMLRFPISFALGVASLFTATYLGIPFFNLFQKMATGITSFTFMCVPFFIIMAQIMTDGGISDRLTKFSNVLIGRVRGGTALVNCVVSMFFGGISGSSIADVSSIGSFLIPAMIKEGYDADYSIAVTCTSSVEGVIIPPSQNMIFYVVAAGSGLSISTMFMCGYLPGLLLTASLMVCSFIIAVKKKYPISEKKNWKENIVIIREALLGLVTILIVAVGIVAGVFTATEAGAIAAVYAFIVTTFFYKTMNMRKLMVCLLKSLKTLGTIMAIIATSSAFSYCLAYLKVPMLVASGLLSISSSPAVVMFLMILLMIILGCFMDMGILLILLTPILYPVAMSFGFNPYHFGLIMVLTLGLGLLTPPVGTSLWAGCAIANMPIEKVIKGFLPFYLAYLVVLVLIVVFPSIALFIPMSLGYAV; encoded by the coding sequence ATGACCAACGGTATTCTGATTCTTTTCGGCAGTTTGATTATTCTCATGATGCTGCGCTTTCCCATCTCCTTCGCACTGGGCGTGGCCAGTCTTTTCACTGCAACCTATTTGGGAATTCCCTTTTTCAATTTGTTCCAGAAAATGGCTACCGGTATTACCAGTTTCACGTTTATGTGTGTTCCCTTCTTCATCATCATGGCCCAAATTATGACCGATGGAGGAATTTCCGACCGACTGACCAAGTTTTCCAATGTCCTGATCGGTCGCGTCCGCGGTGGAACAGCCCTGGTCAACTGTGTCGTGTCGATGTTCTTTGGTGGAATCTCAGGCTCTTCGATTGCGGACGTCTCTTCGATTGGCTCCTTCTTGATTCCTGCCATGATTAAGGAAGGCTATGATGCTGACTATTCCATCGCAGTAACCTGTACCAGTTCCGTGGAAGGGGTAATCATCCCTCCCAGCCAAAATATGATTTTCTACGTGGTGGCAGCCGGTAGCGGACTTTCCATCAGTACGATGTTCATGTGCGGATACCTGCCGGGGCTGTTGTTGACTGCATCTCTTATGGTTTGTTCCTTCATTATTGCCGTCAAGAAAAAGTACCCTATCTCGGAGAAGAAAAACTGGAAAGAGAATATTGTCATCATTCGTGAAGCATTGCTTGGTCTGGTAACCATCCTTATTGTTGCAGTCGGCATCGTAGCCGGTGTATTTACAGCAACCGAGGCCGGTGCAATTGCGGCAGTCTATGCTTTTATTGTGACCACCTTCTTCTACAAGACGATGAACATGAGAAAATTGATGGTTTGCTTGCTTAAGTCCTTGAAGACCTTGGGTACCATCATGGCCATCATCGCCACGTCCAGTGCATTCAGTTATTGCCTTGCCTATCTGAAAGTGCCCATGCTTGTAGCCAGTGGCTTGCTGTCAATTTCCTCAAGTCCTGCTGTTGTTATGTTCCTGATGATCCTGTTGATGATAATCCTCGGATGCTTCATGGATATGGGCATTTTGTTGATTCTTCTCACCCCGATTCTCTACCCGGTAGCCATGTCTTTTGGATTCAATCCCTACCACTTTGGCTTGATCATGGTTCTGACGCTCGGTCTAGGACTGCTTACTCCCCCGGTGGGAACGTCCCTGTGGGCAGGGTGTGCAATTGCCAATATGCCGATTGAGAAGGTAATCAAGGGCTTTTTGCCCTTCTACCTGGCCTACTTGGTTGTTCTGGTTCTTATCGTAGTATTTCCTTCCATTGCTCTTTTTATCCCCATGTCTTTGGGGTATGCCGTATAA
- a CDS encoding tripartite tricarboxylate transporter TctB family protein, with translation MLRISYKPSTSHWLFPPIIMGILVFLMVIMLIQRAFKCKKQGKPFLNFKNYHFFVANWDTVRLPGSLVLLLLYIPAMNLLGFLPASILFIFLFNVLFVGLGQLASIPVAFKTKKFWSNPDFRSLLISLIISVVGSTVIWFLFGQVFKITLP, from the coding sequence ATGCTGCGTATCAGTTATAAACCATCCACATCCCACTGGCTTTTTCCTCCCATTATTATGGGAATTCTGGTGTTCCTGATGGTTATCATGCTCATCCAACGTGCATTCAAGTGCAAGAAGCAGGGTAAGCCCTTTCTTAATTTCAAGAACTATCACTTTTTTGTGGCTAATTGGGATACAGTCAGGCTGCCGGGTTCCCTGGTACTTCTGCTGCTGTACATTCCTGCCATGAATCTGTTGGGGTTCCTCCCTGCTTCGATTCTGTTTATTTTCCTGTTCAATGTGCTTTTTGTTGGATTAGGACAACTTGCTTCCATTCCTGTGGCTTTCAAGACCAAGAAATTCTGGTCGAACCCCGACTTTAGGTCCCTGCTGATTTCTCTGATCATTTCGGTTGTCGGTTCAACCGTGATCTGGTTTCTGTTTGGGCAAGTCTTCAAGATTACCCTGCCCTAA
- a CDS encoding TRAP transporter small permease: MNNNQKILMKVRGYFDKFIQAERYVCSVILIIVTLITFVQVVMRFVFDAPFSWSEEVTLMFLVWFGYLCMAIDIYTDDHAALYFLYNRLSPTLRKAADLFRHGLLVWFFAEMIKYGWMLTKLNLPKPQPATRLSQGWLYAPLVVGGALMLVYSLVNFVSTVLKPRSEYQRDADRPKTIDEVTVERGGTV; the protein is encoded by the coding sequence ATGAATAACAACCAGAAAATTCTGATGAAAGTCAGAGGCTATTTCGATAAGTTCATACAAGCTGAACGATATGTATGTAGTGTCATTCTTATCATTGTAACTCTTATTACCTTCGTTCAGGTAGTCATGCGTTTTGTATTTGATGCTCCGTTCAGCTGGTCTGAAGAAGTAACACTGATGTTTCTTGTCTGGTTTGGGTACCTGTGCATGGCAATCGATATCTATACCGATGACCATGCGGCCCTGTATTTTCTGTACAATCGCTTATCTCCTACGCTCAGAAAAGCAGCCGATCTGTTCAGGCATGGGCTTCTGGTATGGTTCTTTGCTGAAATGATTAAGTATGGATGGATGCTGACCAAACTCAACCTCCCGAAACCACAGCCTGCAACCCGATTATCCCAAGGCTGGTTGTATGCCCCTCTTGTGGTAGGCGGCGCTTTGATGCTTGTCTACTCCCTGGTGAATTTTGTGTCGACTGTTCTCAAACCTCGCAGCGAGTATCAGCGGGATGCTGACAGACCAAAGACGATTGATGAAGTTACGGTAGAGAGGGGAGGTACGGTATGA
- a CDS encoding tripartite tricarboxylate transporter permease: MEVFTFGISQLVMSFVGVVIGIIFGALPGMTATMAIAIFLPLTYAYDLTTSLFLLLGLYVGGISGGLIPAILINIPGTPSSICTGFDGYPMAKRGEALRALRIGITASLIGGLISLACLWFFTPPLARVAINFSSIEKFLIILFALTIIAALSKGAMIKGIFAGFLGVLIALVGQFADNNKMRMVPDLFRVDLRMGFQLLPVLIGLFALVQIFQEAETGMKEEHRKMDLNHETRSFSFKDFKGQGFNLLRSGLIGTFVGVLPGVGGSAASLLSYSQAKSMSKHPEKFGTGLIDGLIASEGSNNGLTGGALIPLLSLGIPGDSTTAVLIGAFMLQGIQVGPLFIMNNPEIWRAILIALGLANILMFVIMFYPIKHIVKVINFPKTRIYPVIILLCTVGSYATQNGNMFDVWAMVFFGLVGYVLWKFGFSIPSFLIGFILGDDLEKYFVDSIKGSGGNLATFFSRPIGNVIWVLILISLAYAFYDEYKSNKKAKKAKA; this comes from the coding sequence ATGGAAGTGTTTACCTTTGGAATTTCCCAACTTGTGATGTCGTTTGTAGGGGTGGTTATCGGAATCATTTTCGGTGCTCTGCCGGGTATGACTGCCACCATGGCGATTGCCATTTTCCTGCCCTTAACCTATGCCTATGATTTGACTACCAGCTTGTTCCTTTTGCTGGGTCTGTATGTCGGTGGTATCTCCGGCGGTCTTATCCCTGCCATCCTGATTAACATTCCCGGTACCCCATCCTCAATCTGCACTGGTTTTGACGGGTATCCGATGGCTAAGCGAGGAGAGGCCCTGAGGGCCCTGAGGATTGGCATAACTGCCAGTCTCATCGGTGGTCTTATCAGCCTTGCATGCCTGTGGTTCTTCACCCCTCCCCTTGCAAGGGTAGCAATTAACTTTTCGTCAATTGAAAAGTTTTTGATTATTCTTTTTGCTCTCACCATTATTGCCGCCCTGAGTAAGGGAGCAATGATCAAGGGGATTTTTGCAGGTTTCTTGGGTGTTCTCATCGCCTTGGTAGGTCAATTCGCTGATAACAATAAAATGCGCATGGTTCCTGATTTGTTCAGGGTCGACCTTCGTATGGGGTTCCAGCTGCTTCCGGTGCTTATCGGGCTGTTTGCCTTGGTCCAGATTTTTCAGGAAGCTGAGACGGGTATGAAGGAAGAGCACCGGAAAATGGACCTCAATCACGAGACGCGCAGCTTCTCGTTCAAGGATTTCAAGGGACAGGGCTTCAACCTGCTTCGCTCCGGTTTGATCGGCACCTTCGTAGGCGTCCTTCCTGGTGTCGGTGGCTCTGCTGCTTCTTTGCTCTCCTATTCACAGGCAAAGAGCATGAGCAAGCACCCTGAGAAGTTCGGTACCGGCCTCATCGACGGCTTGATTGCGAGTGAAGGTTCGAACAATGGCCTTACCGGTGGTGCTCTCATTCCCTTGCTCAGTTTGGGTATTCCTGGTGACAGTACGACAGCTGTGCTCATCGGTGCATTCATGCTGCAGGGTATTCAGGTAGGACCCCTGTTCATTATGAACAACCCGGAAATTTGGCGGGCAATTCTTATTGCCTTGGGTCTTGCCAACATTTTGATGTTCGTGATCATGTTCTACCCGATCAAGCACATTGTGAAAGTCATCAACTTCCCCAAGACAAGAATCTACCCGGTCATCATCCTGCTCTGTACGGTTGGCAGCTATGCCACCCAGAACGGAAACATGTTCGACGTATGGGCCATGGTTTTCTTCGGTCTGGTTGGGTATGTGTTGTGGAAGTTTGGTTTCAGCATTCCTTCCTTCCTCATCGGCTTCATCCTAGGCGATGACCTGGAGAAGTATTTTGTCGACTCCATCAAAGGCTCGGGTGGAAACCTTGCCACCTTCTTCAGCCGTCCCATCGGCAATGTGATCTGGGTTCTCATTCTCATCTCTCTGGCCTATGCCTTCTACGATGAGTATAAGTCCAACAAGAAAGCAAAGAAGGCGAAGGCATGA
- the nagA gene encoding N-acetylglucosamine-6-phosphate deacetylase, producing MQLFTNVKLIVEDRIVEHGYLVEDQGIIQALGEQPVPEIWEKHANSVIDGQNLYLSPGFVDIHTHGSGGFDYMDGTAQAFEQAAKAHLRFGATTILPTTLASTDAHLYKTLDIFRQVSKLTDGMPHLPGLHLEGPYFSTREKGAMEKRHLRLPDERHYMPVVEYAGGLIRRWSLAPELDGSLEMADRLVKQGIHLSAAHTSATYEQMSEAFDHGINHLTHFYSAMSTITRDKGFRVLGVVESGYLIDGLTLEVIADGMHLPPALLRLVYQAKKHDQICACTDSMRAAGLAEGPSILGPLEGGTPVIVEDGIAKMPDRTCFAGSVATCDRMVRVLMRDIGLSLWEAVRASSLLPATFMGLGDETGSLTVGKQADLVIFDEGIDVKRVFVSGMEVPVRN from the coding sequence ATGCAACTCTTTACCAATGTAAAACTTATAGTAGAGGATAGAATTGTCGAGCACGGGTATTTGGTCGAGGACCAAGGCATTATCCAAGCCCTTGGGGAACAGCCGGTACCCGAGATCTGGGAAAAACATGCGAACTCCGTCATCGATGGGCAAAACCTGTACCTGTCCCCCGGCTTTGTGGACATCCACACCCACGGCTCGGGCGGCTTCGACTACATGGACGGCACTGCCCAGGCGTTCGAGCAGGCTGCGAAGGCCCACCTGCGCTTCGGTGCCACAACCATTCTTCCCACCACCCTTGCATCGACTGATGCGCACCTGTACAAGACCTTGGATATATTCAGGCAGGTGAGCAAGCTCACAGACGGCATGCCCCACCTGCCGGGGCTGCATCTGGAAGGCCCCTATTTCAGCACCCGTGAGAAGGGTGCAATGGAGAAGCGCCACCTGCGCCTGCCCGACGAGAGGCACTACATGCCGGTGGTCGAGTACGCCGGGGGCCTGATCCGCCGCTGGTCGCTTGCCCCCGAGCTCGATGGGTCACTAGAGATGGCCGACCGCCTGGTCAAGCAGGGCATTCACCTCAGTGCGGCCCACACCTCTGCGACCTACGAGCAGATGAGCGAGGCCTTCGACCACGGCATCAACCACCTGACCCACTTCTACTCGGCCATGTCCACCATCACGCGCGACAAGGGCTTTCGGGTCCTTGGGGTGGTGGAGAGCGGCTACCTGATCGACGGGCTGACGCTGGAGGTCATCGCCGATGGCATGCACCTGCCCCCGGCCCTGCTCAGGCTCGTCTACCAGGCCAAGAAGCATGACCAGATCTGCGCGTGCACCGACAGCATGAGGGCTGCAGGTCTTGCAGAGGGACCGTCAATCCTGGGTCCGCTTGAGGGCGGAACGCCGGTGATCGTCGAGGACGGGATCGCCAAGATGCCGGACCGAACCTGCTTCGCCGGAAGCGTCGCCACGTGCGACCGGATGGTCCGCGTCCTGATGCGCGACATTGGGCTTTCGCTGTGGGAGGCCGTGCGGGCATCGTCGCTGTTGCCAGCCACCTTCATGGGCCTGGGGGATGAGACCGGCTCGCTTACTGTGGGCAAGCAGGCCGACCTTGTGATCTTCGATGAGGGAATCGATGTCAAGCGTGTCTTTGTCAGCGGGATGGAAGTGCCCGTTAGGAACTGA
- a CDS encoding AraC family transcriptional regulator: MATFVPYKNYFYNQFHGMSSLIVHSVGIEQSSPGFVHGPDVRQFYSLHFCLHGGGILRTNNKVHTVEVGDLMLIYPHTKVYPKADRQNPWELCWVGFTGGDARLLTDAIGFTPLKPVLQTPIGSRAKIEETFREIYGCRGDRPAQIVGMTGKLYSCLSFLMTQTSQVFPHNPGLEYMEPACEYIAANFANKITVEDIARAVGVSRSCLYRAFLANMSLSPLDYLTEYRIKASCNLLEKGCFSLKEVAYQCGFTNALYYSKVFKKVMGFPPTNYLDHLSAYRPKVEDSES; this comes from the coding sequence ATGGCCACCTTTGTTCCTTACAAGAATTACTTTTATAATCAATTCCACGGAATGTCCTCACTCATCGTACATTCGGTGGGTATAGAACAAAGCTCTCCCGGTTTTGTGCACGGCCCCGATGTCAGGCAGTTCTATTCCCTGCATTTCTGTCTGCATGGAGGGGGAATACTGCGTACGAACAACAAGGTCCATACCGTGGAAGTGGGAGACCTGATGTTGATCTACCCTCATACAAAAGTATATCCGAAGGCTGATCGCCAAAACCCGTGGGAGCTCTGCTGGGTAGGCTTTACCGGAGGCGATGCCCGTCTATTGACCGATGCAATCGGGTTCACCCCGTTGAAGCCTGTCTTGCAAACCCCGATCGGCAGCAGGGCGAAAATTGAGGAGACGTTCCGTGAAATCTATGGCTGCCGGGGTGACAGACCAGCCCAGATCGTAGGAATGACCGGTAAGCTGTATTCGTGTCTCTCTTTCCTTATGACGCAGACAAGTCAGGTGTTCCCCCATAATCCCGGTCTTGAGTATATGGAACCCGCCTGTGAGTACATTGCCGCAAATTTTGCAAACAAAATTACCGTAGAGGATATCGCCCGGGCTGTCGGAGTCAGCCGAAGCTGTCTGTATCGTGCATTCCTGGCAAATATGTCACTGTCACCTTTGGACTACCTTACCGAATACAGAATAAAAGCATCATGTAACCTCTTGGAGAAAGGCTGTTTCTCCTTGAAGGAGGTTGCCTACCAGTGTGGCTTTACCAATGCATTGTATTATTCAAAGGTGTTCAAAAAAGTGATGGGCTTTCCGCCCACCAACTATCTGGACCACCTTTCGGCCTATCGACCGAAGGTGGAAGATAGTGAATCGTAA
- the garD gene encoding galactarate dehydratase yields MKARLIQIDPIDNVAIVTEAATKGEVIDNLTLLCDIPQGHKVALKDLKQGDAVLRYAVVLGYLLQDVKGGMWINEHMLELPAQPSLKDLHFEKPKPVVLPVPKRTTFEGYANDDGLYAGTRNILAITTTVQCVSGVVDQLVRRIKAELLPKYPNVDSVVAINHAYGCGVAINAPDAVIPIRSIKNTIKNPNFGGQIMVVGLGCEKLTVDKLVSEAEITAENVIMLQDHPGFVAMMEALMQMSDSKLKKLNERKRTTLPLSKLCIGMQCGGSDAFSGITANPAAGHASDLLVSGGATVMFSEVTEVRDGVHLLAQRCTSKEAVDKLVAEIGWYDEYLAKGSVDRSANPTPGNKKGGLSNIVEKAMGSIVKSGKAPIVEVIGPGELPTKQGLIFAATPASDIVCGPSQLASGIALQVFMTGRGTPYGLAEAPVIKVCSRNVMKEMWQDLIDLDAGSIATGEETVKQVGERLFNLILDVASGQKPYAEQFGLNNFLCYFNPAPIT; encoded by the coding sequence ATGAAGGCACGCCTGATTCAGATCGATCCGATCGATAATGTAGCCATCGTAACCGAGGCTGCCACCAAGGGTGAGGTGATAGACAACCTCACCCTGCTCTGTGATATCCCCCAGGGGCACAAGGTGGCCCTGAAGGACCTGAAGCAAGGTGATGCAGTTCTTCGCTATGCTGTGGTGCTTGGTTACCTGCTGCAGGATGTGAAGGGCGGCATGTGGATCAATGAGCATATGCTTGAGCTTCCTGCGCAGCCATCGCTAAAGGATCTGCACTTTGAAAAGCCAAAGCCCGTTGTGCTTCCAGTTCCCAAGAGGACAACCTTCGAGGGCTATGCGAATGACGATGGCCTGTATGCAGGAACACGCAACATTCTGGCTATCACCACGACGGTGCAGTGTGTCAGCGGAGTGGTCGACCAGCTGGTGAGGCGCATTAAGGCAGAGCTCCTGCCCAAATATCCGAATGTCGATTCGGTGGTCGCAATCAACCATGCCTATGGTTGTGGGGTTGCCATAAACGCCCCCGATGCCGTCATTCCCATTCGCTCGATCAAGAACACCATCAAGAATCCCAACTTTGGCGGCCAGATCATGGTCGTAGGACTCGGGTGTGAAAAGTTGACTGTCGATAAGCTTGTAAGCGAAGCAGAAATTACTGCTGAGAATGTAATCATGCTGCAGGACCATCCCGGTTTTGTGGCAATGATGGAAGCCCTCATGCAGATGTCCGACTCGAAGCTGAAGAAGCTGAATGAGCGAAAGCGCACGACCCTCCCTCTCTCCAAGCTCTGCATCGGTATGCAGTGTGGCGGAAGTGATGCCTTCAGCGGCATTACTGCCAATCCTGCTGCGGGCCATGCCAGTGACTTGCTTGTATCCGGTGGTGCTACGGTGATGTTCAGCGAGGTGACCGAGGTCCGCGACGGTGTGCACCTGCTTGCACAGCGCTGTACGAGCAAGGAAGCCGTCGACAAACTGGTGGCCGAAATCGGCTGGTACGATGAGTACCTTGCCAAGGGTAGTGTCGACCGCAGTGCCAATCCTACTCCGGGCAACAAGAAGGGCGGGCTCTCCAACATCGTCGAGAAGGCGATGGGGTCGATCGTAAAGAGTGGCAAGGCACCCATTGTCGAGGTTATCGGTCCCGGTGAGCTTCCAACCAAACAAGGGCTTATCTTCGCCGCTACTCCGGCCAGTGACATTGTCTGTGGGCCGAGTCAGCTTGCAAGCGGTATCGCCCTGCAAGTCTTCATGACCGGGCGAGGGACGCCCTACGGTCTTGCAGAGGCACCGGTGATAAAGGTGTGCTCACGCAATGTCATGAAAGAAATGTGGCAGGACCTCATTGATCTCGATGCCGGCAGTATTGCAACCGGTGAAGAGACGGTTAAACAGGTGGGTGAGAGGCTGTTCAACCTCATTCTGGATGTGGCAAGCGGCCAAAAGCCCTATGCCGAGCAGTTCGGCCTGAACAACTTCCTTTGTTACTTCAACCCGGCTCCTATTACATAA